One Streptomyces sp. L2 genomic window carries:
- a CDS encoding M24 family metallopeptidase yields MTTTAVRGERSMELRGFRRVQRLAYECAEAVAARLEPGVTEREAARMQREWLRERGVRDWFHLPFAWFGDRTAFVNFRVPLQFFPTDRRLEPGMPFILDMAPVFEGCTADIGYSGSLGVNPVQDRLMADLEAHRELILREVRERRPLREIYEDVDRLMVRQGYANRHRAYPFGVIAHKVDRVRQRRFSPHLFGFGTQSLKGLAADALHGHRDGWSPLWSPYRFSDHPPQPGLWAVEPHLGFRGTGAKFEEILVVTDSRDPEESAFWLDDDLPHVRRWAEEK; encoded by the coding sequence ATGACGACTACGGCAGTGCGCGGCGAACGCTCCATGGAGCTGCGGGGATTCAGGCGGGTGCAGCGCCTCGCCTACGAGTGCGCGGAGGCGGTCGCGGCGCGGCTGGAGCCGGGCGTGACCGAGCGCGAGGCGGCCCGCATGCAGCGGGAGTGGCTGCGCGAGCGCGGGGTGCGGGACTGGTTCCACCTGCCGTTCGCGTGGTTCGGCGACCGCACGGCGTTCGTCAACTTCCGCGTCCCGCTGCAGTTCTTCCCCACCGACCGCCGCCTGGAGCCCGGGATGCCGTTCATCCTGGACATGGCCCCGGTGTTCGAGGGGTGCACGGCGGACATCGGCTACTCGGGCTCGCTCGGCGTCAACCCCGTGCAGGACCGGCTGATGGCCGACCTGGAGGCGCACCGCGAGCTGATCCTGCGGGAGGTGCGCGAGCGGCGCCCGCTGCGCGAGATCTACGAGGACGTGGACCGCCTCATGGTCCGCCAGGGCTACGCCAACCGGCACCGCGCGTATCCCTTCGGGGTGATCGCCCACAAGGTGGACCGGGTGAGGCAACGCCGCTTCTCGCCGCATCTCTTCGGCTTCGGCACGCAGTCCCTCAAGGGCCTGGCCGCGGACGCGCTGCACGGCCACCGGGACGGCTGGTCGCCCCTGTGGTCGCCGTACCGCTTCTCCGACCACCCGCCGCAGCCGGGCCTGTGGGCGGTCGAACCCCACCTCGGCTTCCGGGGCACGGGCGCGAAGTTCGAGGAGATCCTGGTGGTCACCGACTCCCGGGACCCCGAGGAGAGCGCCTTCTGGCTGGACGACGATCTGCCGCACGTGCGGCGCTGGGCGGAGGAGAAGTGA
- a CDS encoding HAD-IIB family hydrolase — protein MRENDRVTSATRQPETPAAATPARLIATDLDGTLLRDDKSVSPRTIAALAAAEAAGIEVFFVTGRPARWMNVVSDHVHGHGLAICGNGAAVVDLRGGAGTHRFVKVRELARDNARDAVRLLRDAAPGTVFAVEQTYGFHQEPDYPKLHMEIPDTLLPAEDLLAAGGPGADEPVLKILAYHPDLDPDAFLTLARLAIGERANVTRSSPSALLELSGPGVSKASTLALCCAERGISHEEVVAFGDMPNDVEMLTWAGQSYAMGNAHPDVLAAASGRTVANNEDGVALIIERMLAQRV, from the coding sequence ATGCGCGAGAATGACCGGGTGACCTCAGCGACGCGACAGCCCGAGACCCCGGCCGCGGCCACACCCGCGCGGCTGATCGCCACCGATCTCGACGGCACCCTGCTGCGCGACGACAAGTCGGTCTCCCCGAGGACGATCGCCGCGCTGGCCGCCGCCGAGGCGGCCGGCATCGAGGTCTTCTTCGTCACCGGCCGCCCGGCCCGCTGGATGAACGTCGTCAGCGACCACGTCCACGGGCACGGCCTGGCCATCTGCGGCAACGGCGCGGCCGTGGTCGACCTGCGCGGCGGCGCCGGCACCCACCGGTTCGTGAAGGTCCGCGAGCTGGCCCGGGACAACGCGCGGGACGCCGTACGACTGCTGCGCGACGCGGCGCCCGGCACGGTGTTCGCGGTCGAGCAGACGTACGGCTTCCACCAGGAGCCGGACTATCCCAAGCTGCACATGGAGATACCCGACACCCTGCTGCCCGCCGAGGACCTCCTCGCGGCCGGCGGTCCGGGCGCCGACGAGCCCGTGCTGAAGATCCTCGCGTACCACCCCGACCTGGACCCGGACGCCTTCCTCACCCTCGCCCGCCTGGCCATCGGCGAGCGCGCCAACGTCACCCGCTCCAGCCCCAGCGCCCTGCTGGAACTCAGCGGTCCCGGCGTCTCCAAGGCCAGCACGCTCGCCCTGTGCTGCGCCGAGCGCGGCATCTCCCACGAGGAGGTCGTCGCCTTCGGGGACATGCCCAACGACGTGGAGATGCTGACCTGGGCCGGACAGTCGTACGCGATGGGAAACGCCCACCCGGACGTCCTCGCCGCCGCCTCCGGCCGCACGGTCGCCAACAACGAGGACGGCGTGGCCCTGATCATCGAACGAATGCTGGCCCAACGGGTCTAG
- a CDS encoding ABC transporter ATP-binding protein: MIATESLSKRFPRVTALDRLSVDIGAGVTGLVGANGAGKSTLIKILLGLSPATEGSAEVLGLDVATKGAAIRERVGYMPEHDCLPPDVSATEFVVHMARMSGLPPTAARERTADTLRHVGLYEERYRPIGGYSTGMKQRVKLAQALVHDPKLVFLDEPTNGLDPVGRDEMLGLIRRIHTDFGISVLVTSHLLGELERTCDHVVVIDGGKLLRSSSTTDFTQTTTTLAIEVTDTDTHPDGTRAVRDALHARGIDTHAEGAGLPGAGHILLLTAPGEETYDLVRDVVADLGLGLVRMEQRRHHIAEVFTTGTDSRGNSEQDEQRKEAVGHGG; the protein is encoded by the coding sequence GTGATCGCGACCGAAAGCCTGAGCAAGCGGTTCCCCCGGGTGACCGCGCTCGACCGGCTGTCCGTGGACATCGGGGCCGGTGTGACCGGACTCGTCGGAGCCAACGGCGCCGGCAAGTCCACCCTGATCAAGATCCTGCTGGGTCTGTCCCCCGCCACCGAGGGCAGCGCCGAGGTCCTGGGCCTCGACGTCGCCACGAAGGGCGCCGCCATCCGCGAGCGCGTCGGCTACATGCCGGAGCACGACTGCCTGCCGCCCGACGTCTCGGCCACCGAGTTCGTCGTCCACATGGCACGCATGTCGGGCCTGCCGCCGACCGCCGCGCGCGAGCGCACCGCGGACACGCTGCGCCACGTCGGCCTGTATGAGGAGCGCTACCGCCCCATCGGCGGCTACTCCACGGGCATGAAGCAGCGGGTGAAGCTGGCCCAGGCCCTCGTCCACGACCCGAAACTGGTCTTCCTGGACGAGCCGACCAACGGCCTCGACCCGGTCGGCCGCGACGAGATGCTGGGCCTGATCCGCCGCATCCACACCGACTTCGGCATCTCCGTCCTGGTCACCTCCCACCTCCTGGGCGAACTGGAACGCACCTGCGACCACGTCGTCGTGATCGACGGCGGCAAACTGCTGCGCTCCAGCTCCACCACGGACTTCACGCAGACCACGACGACCCTCGCGATCGAGGTCACCGACACCGACACCCACCCCGACGGCACCCGCGCGGTCCGCGACGCGCTCCACGCGCGCGGGATCGACACACACGCCGAGGGCGCGGGCCTGCCGGGCGCCGGACACATCCTGCTGCTCACCGCCCCCGGCGAGGAGACGTACGACCTCGTGCGCGACGTCGTCGCCGACCTCGGCCTCGGCCTGGTGCGCATGGAACAACGCCGGCACCACATCGCCGAGGTCTTCACCACCGGCACCGACAGCCGCGGGAACAGCGAGCAGGACGAGCAGCGGAAGGAGGCCGTCGGCCATGGCGGTTGA
- a CDS encoding MerR family transcriptional regulator, which produces MTDPPPKQTYRIEDLAHHTNTTVRTIRAYQDRGLLPRPERQGRANLYSTAHITRLHQIADLLDRGYTLASIKELLDAWDTGRGLGGVLGLVTEVEGPWTDEEPIRITRAELLAHFAGTPADGPATQATAGTTADADAGTTAEAVADAVADAIDLGVLEPLEDTPDAFLVPSPQELAVAAELHASGVPLSAISGHLRELRVQVEHMAARFLEFTTEYVFARYLDDPGHRTDAHAAEAATLIRRLRPLAQQTVDAELARAMRHMATRHLRTHLGAEAPAAPSTDTRLVTLPGETVRAVENLVGKDHAPTFIALAAERETRARALDDLTASAAASRENDLREPPAAAKLGE; this is translated from the coding sequence ATGACCGACCCCCCGCCGAAACAGACGTACCGCATCGAGGACCTGGCGCACCACACGAACACCACGGTCAGAACCATCCGCGCCTACCAGGACCGCGGCCTCCTCCCCCGCCCCGAACGCCAGGGCCGCGCCAACCTCTACTCCACCGCCCACATCACCCGCCTCCACCAGATCGCCGACCTGCTGGACCGCGGCTACACCCTCGCCTCGATCAAGGAACTCCTCGACGCCTGGGACACCGGCCGCGGCCTGGGCGGCGTCCTCGGCCTGGTCACCGAGGTCGAGGGCCCCTGGACGGACGAGGAACCGATCCGCATCACCCGCGCCGAACTCCTCGCCCACTTCGCCGGCACCCCCGCGGACGGCCCGGCCACGCAGGCCACCGCGGGCACTACCGCGGACGCAGACGCGGGCACCACCGCAGAAGCCGTCGCAGACGCTGTCGCCGACGCCATCGACCTCGGCGTCCTGGAGCCCCTCGAAGACACCCCCGACGCCTTCCTCGTACCCAGCCCCCAAGAACTCGCCGTCGCGGCCGAACTGCACGCCTCCGGCGTCCCCCTCTCCGCCATCTCCGGGCACCTGCGGGAGTTGCGCGTCCAGGTCGAGCACATGGCCGCCCGTTTCCTGGAGTTCACCACCGAGTACGTCTTCGCCCGCTACCTCGACGACCCCGGCCACCGCACGGACGCCCACGCGGCCGAAGCGGCCACCCTCATCCGGCGTCTGCGCCCCCTCGCCCAGCAGACGGTGGACGCCGAACTGGCCCGTGCGATGCGGCACATGGCCACCCGGCACCTCAGAACGCACCTCGGCGCCGAAGCACCCGCGGCGCCGAGCACGGACACCCGCCTGGTTACCCTCCCCGGCGAGACGGTCCGCGCCGTCGAGAACCTCGTCGGCAAGGACCACGCGCCCACGTTCATCGCCCTGGCGGCCGAACGCGAGACGAGGGCTCGGGCGTTGGACGACCTGACCGCGTCAGCGGCCGCCTCCCGGGAAAACGACCTGCGTGAGCCGCCCGCCGCCGCCAAGCTGGGGGAGTGA
- a CDS encoding LLM class flavin-dependent oxidoreductase, whose protein sequence is MSLRLSTVILPHRRWSEGGRSTWVRAEQLGFHTAYTYDHLSWRTFRDGPWFGAVPTLTAAAGVTDRLRLGTLVTSPNFRHPVTLAKELISLDDVSGGRVTLGIGAGGTGFDATALGQEPWTPRERADRFAEFVPLLDRLLTQDAVTYEGRFYSADEARNIPGCVQRPRLPFAVAATGPRGLALAARHGQAWVTTGDPKLYEYGTPEQSVEALRGQLRKLTDACATAGRDVSELDKVLLTGFTPDRGDPLTSLDAFVDFAGRHRDLGFTEIVIHWPIPDSDFAADHKVFEQIALEAPAQLN, encoded by the coding sequence ATGAGTCTGCGTCTGAGCACCGTGATCCTGCCCCACCGCCGCTGGAGCGAGGGCGGCCGCTCGACCTGGGTGCGGGCCGAGCAGCTCGGCTTCCACACCGCGTACACCTACGACCACCTGTCCTGGCGCACCTTCCGCGACGGACCCTGGTTCGGTGCCGTTCCGACCCTGACCGCCGCCGCCGGCGTCACCGACCGGCTGCGGCTCGGCACACTGGTCACCTCGCCGAACTTCCGGCACCCGGTGACCCTGGCCAAGGAGCTGATCTCCCTCGACGACGTCTCCGGCGGCCGTGTCACCCTCGGCATCGGCGCCGGCGGCACCGGGTTCGACGCCACCGCGCTCGGTCAGGAGCCCTGGACCCCCCGCGAGCGCGCGGACCGGTTCGCCGAGTTCGTGCCGCTGCTGGACCGCCTGCTCACCCAGGACGCGGTGACGTACGAGGGCCGGTTCTACTCGGCGGACGAGGCGCGGAACATCCCCGGCTGCGTGCAGCGCCCCCGGCTGCCGTTCGCGGTCGCGGCCACCGGCCCGCGCGGGCTGGCGCTCGCCGCGCGGCACGGCCAGGCCTGGGTGACCACCGGCGACCCCAAGCTGTACGAGTACGGCACCCCGGAGCAGTCGGTCGAGGCGCTGCGCGGCCAGCTGCGCAAGCTGACCGACGCGTGCGCGACGGCCGGCCGGGACGTGTCCGAGCTGGACAAGGTCCTGCTGACCGGCTTCACCCCGGACCGCGGCGACCCGCTCACCTCCCTGGACGCCTTCGTGGACTTCGCCGGCCGCCACCGCGACCTGGGCTTCACCGAGATCGTGATCCACTGGCCGATCCCCGACTCGGACTTCGCCGCCGACCACAAGGTGTTCGAGCAGATCGCCCTGGAGGCACCCGCCCAGCTGAACTGA
- a CDS encoding RNA 2'-phosphotransferase — MDDRRTVKVSKYLSKHLRHQPDRIGLTLDPAGWVEIDTLIAAAAAHGFRFTREELDHVVAANDKQRFAVEGTRIRASQGHSVEVDLGLPPATPPPYLYHGTVARNLDAIRAEGLRPMNRHDVHLSADRETATRVGARRGRPVVLAVDAGAMHRDGHVFHVSANGVWLTASVPPAYLRFPGPH; from the coding sequence ATGGACGACCGACGCACCGTCAAGGTCTCGAAGTACCTGTCGAAGCACCTGCGCCACCAGCCCGACCGTATCGGCCTCACCCTCGACCCGGCCGGCTGGGTCGAGATCGACACCCTGATCGCCGCGGCCGCCGCCCACGGCTTCCGCTTCACGCGCGAGGAACTCGACCACGTGGTGGCCGCCAATGACAAGCAGCGCTTCGCCGTCGAGGGCACCCGCATCCGCGCCAGCCAGGGCCACAGCGTCGAGGTCGACCTCGGCCTGCCCCCGGCGACCCCGCCGCCGTACCTCTACCACGGGACGGTCGCCCGCAACCTGGACGCGATCCGTGCCGAAGGGCTGCGGCCCATGAACCGGCACGACGTCCACCTGTCGGCGGACCGCGAGACCGCCACCCGGGTCGGTGCCCGCCGTGGCCGCCCCGTCGTCCTCGCGGTGGACGCGGGCGCCATGCACCGAGACGGCCACGTCTTCCACGTCAGCGCCAACGGAGTCTGGCTGACCGCCTCCGTCCCGCCCGCCTACCTGCGGTTTCCCGGGCCCCACTGA
- the cydD gene encoding thiol reductant ABC exporter subunit CydD has translation MKPIDPRLLRYARATRLFLVALVVLGAIGAVLIIGQAMLIAEVVVGAFQHGRTAAELARPLLLLTAVAGGRALVSWLTELAAHRASAAVKSELRGRLLDRTAALGPGWLSGQRTGSLVTLATRGVDALDDYFSRYLPQLGLAVVVPVAVLARIVTEDWVSAAIIVGTLPLIPVFMMLIGWATQSRMDRQWRLLSRLSGHFLDVVAGLPTLKVFGRAKAQADSIRRITGEYRQATMRTLRIAFLSSFALELLATLSVALVAVTIGMRLVHGDMDLYVGLVILVLAPEAYLPLRQVGAQFHAAAEGLAAAEEIFAVLETPVPTSGCGPVLSGAVAFDGVTVRYPGRSADAVTDVSFSVEPGETVALVGPSGAGKSTLLNVLLGFVRPTGGRMRIGGTDLSGVDLEEWRSRIAWVPQRPHLYAGTIAENVRLARADADDAAVRQALRDAGALEFVDALPEGVETVLGEDGGGLSAGQRQRLALARAFLADRPLLLLDEPTAALDGGTEGEVVAAVRRLAVGRTVLLVVHRPALLGVADRVVRLEGGELSAGRGAGEPPRGLRPLDPRPRPPATRLGTLESEARGRLGELEGDPEGWLGELDGDPEARLGPLESEARGRLGELDGGPEARLGPLESEARGRLGELDGDPEARLGTLESEARGRLGALEGDARGRLGALEGDPGARLGALEGDSENRLGALEGEPGARLGEAGGGSGARQRGVFRRVRGMSGSWRGRLGLALVLGGLALGSAVGLMATSGWLISRASQQPPVLYLMVAVTATRAFGIGRAVFRYAERLVSHDAVLRMLADTRVSVYRRLERLAPAGLRSARRGDLLTRLVADVDALQDYWLRWLLPAGVAVGVSAASVAFTAWLLPAAGAGLAVGLLAAGAGVPVITAAVARRAERRLAPARGELAVRVAELLTGTAELTVAGALADRTRRARRADGVLTRIASRAATATALGDGLTALISGLTVAATALLGAQAVVEGRLHGVAMAVVVLTPLAAFEAVLGMPLAVRYRQRVRRSAERVHEVLDAPEPVHEPERPRQAPASPFPVVVRDLAARHPGGHRDALAGLDLTLGRGRRIAVVGPSGSGKTTLAQVLLRFLDPQAGSYTLAGVDARALSGDDVRRLVGLCAQDAHLFDSSVRENLLLARKDATEDDLRDALARARLLDWVDALTDGIDTLVGEHGARLSGGQRQRLALARALLADFPVLVLDEPAEHLDLPTADALTADLLAATEGRTTLLITHRLAGLDAVDEVIVLDEGRVVQRGRYSELAAVPGPLRRMVRREEAAESLVGAG, from the coding sequence GTGAAACCGATCGATCCGCGACTCCTCCGCTACGCCCGGGCCACCCGGCTCTTCCTGGTGGCCCTCGTGGTCCTGGGCGCGATCGGGGCCGTGCTGATCATCGGCCAGGCAATGCTCATCGCCGAGGTCGTGGTCGGTGCCTTCCAGCACGGCCGAACGGCCGCTGAACTGGCGAGGCCCCTGCTGCTGTTGACGGCTGTGGCGGGCGGCCGGGCGCTGGTCTCCTGGCTCACCGAGCTCGCGGCCCACCGGGCGAGCGCCGCGGTGAAGTCAGAACTGCGCGGGCGGCTGCTCGACCGGACGGCTGCGCTGGGCCCCGGATGGCTGAGCGGTCAGCGGACCGGCTCGCTGGTCACCCTGGCCACGCGCGGGGTCGACGCCCTCGACGACTACTTCTCGCGCTATCTGCCGCAGTTGGGGCTCGCCGTCGTCGTACCGGTGGCGGTGCTGGCGCGGATCGTCACCGAGGACTGGGTGTCGGCGGCGATCATCGTCGGCACGCTGCCCCTCATCCCCGTGTTCATGATGCTGATCGGCTGGGCCACGCAGTCACGGATGGACCGGCAGTGGCGGTTGCTCTCCCGGCTGTCCGGTCACTTCCTGGACGTGGTCGCGGGGCTGCCCACGCTGAAGGTCTTCGGGCGGGCCAAGGCGCAGGCCGACTCCATCCGCCGGATCACCGGCGAATACCGCCAGGCCACGATGCGGACCCTGCGGATCGCCTTCCTGTCCTCGTTCGCGCTGGAGTTGCTCGCCACCCTGTCCGTCGCGCTCGTCGCCGTGACGATCGGCATGCGGCTCGTCCATGGGGACATGGACCTGTACGTCGGTCTCGTCATCCTGGTGCTGGCACCCGAGGCCTATCTGCCGCTGCGGCAGGTGGGCGCGCAGTTCCACGCGGCGGCGGAGGGGCTGGCCGCCGCCGAGGAGATCTTCGCGGTGCTGGAGACGCCGGTGCCGACGTCGGGGTGTGGGCCTGTGCTCTCGGGGGCGGTGGCGTTCGACGGCGTGACGGTGCGCTACCCCGGGCGGTCGGCCGACGCCGTCACCGATGTGTCCTTCAGCGTGGAACCCGGTGAGACGGTGGCGCTGGTCGGGCCGAGTGGTGCGGGCAAGTCGACGCTGCTCAACGTTCTTCTGGGGTTCGTACGGCCCACCGGGGGCCGGATGCGGATCGGCGGCACCGATCTCTCGGGTGTCGACCTGGAGGAGTGGCGGTCGCGGATCGCCTGGGTTCCGCAGCGGCCGCATCTGTATGCCGGGACCATCGCGGAGAACGTACGGCTCGCTCGGGCCGACGCGGACGATGCCGCCGTACGGCAGGCGCTGCGGGACGCGGGCGCGCTGGAGTTCGTGGACGCGCTGCCCGAGGGTGTCGAGACGGTGCTCGGGGAGGACGGGGGCGGGCTGTCCGCGGGACAGCGGCAGCGCTTGGCGCTGGCGCGGGCGTTTCTCGCCGACCGGCCTCTGTTGTTGCTGGACGAGCCGACGGCGGCGCTGGACGGGGGGACGGAGGGGGAGGTCGTCGCGGCGGTGCGGAGGCTGGCCGTCGGGCGGACGGTGTTGCTCGTGGTGCACCGGCCTGCGCTGTTGGGGGTGGCGGACCGGGTTGTACGGCTGGAGGGCGGGGAGTTGTCGGCCGGCCGGGGCGCCGGTGAGCCTCCCAGGGGGCTCCGCCCCCTGGACCCCCGTCCCCGCCCACCCGCCACCCGACTCGGCACGCTGGAAAGTGAAGCGAGGGGTCGGCTGGGTGAGTTGGAGGGTGACCCGGAGGGTTGGCTCGGTGAGCTGGATGGTGACCCGGAGGCCCGACTCGGACCGCTGGAAAGTGAAGCGAGGGGTCGGCTGGGTGAGCTGGATGGTGGCCCGGAGGCCCGACTCGGACCGCTGGAAAGTGAAGCGAGGGGTCGGCTGGGTGAGCTGGATGGTGACCCGGAGGCCCGACTCGGCACGCTGGAAAGTGAAGCGAGGGGTCGGCTCGGCGCGTTGGAAGGTGACGCGAGGGGTCGGCTCGGCGCGTTGGAGGGTGACCCGGGGGCGCGGCTCGGCGCGTTGGAGGGTGACTCGGAGAACCGGCTCGGCGCGCTGGAAGGTGAGCCGGGGGCCCGGCTCGGTGAGGCGGGGGGTGGCTCGGGGGCGCGGCAGCGTGGTGTGTTCCGGCGGGTTCGGGGGATGAGTGGGTCTTGGCGGGGGCGGTTGGGGCTGGCCTTGGTGCTCGGGGGGCTGGCGCTGGGGAGTGCTGTGGGATTGATGGCGACCTCGGGGTGGCTCATCTCGCGGGCCTCCCAGCAGCCGCCGGTGCTGTACCTGATGGTGGCCGTGACGGCGACGCGAGCCTTCGGTATCGGACGGGCCGTGTTCCGGTACGCCGAGCGGCTGGTGTCGCACGACGCCGTGCTGCGGATGCTGGCCGACACCAGGGTCTCCGTGTACCGGCGGCTGGAGCGGCTGGCACCCGCCGGACTGCGGTCGGCCCGCCGGGGCGACCTGCTCACCCGGCTGGTCGCGGACGTGGACGCGCTGCAGGACTACTGGCTGCGCTGGCTGCTGCCGGCCGGCGTCGCGGTCGGCGTCTCCGCCGCCTCCGTCGCCTTCACGGCCTGGCTGCTGCCCGCGGCCGGGGCCGGGCTCGCGGTGGGCCTCCTGGCGGCCGGGGCCGGTGTTCCAGTGATCACCGCCGCCGTGGCCAGGCGCGCGGAACGGCGACTGGCGCCTGCCCGCGGGGAACTCGCCGTCCGGGTCGCGGAACTGCTCACCGGTACCGCCGAACTGACCGTCGCCGGTGCGCTGGCCGACCGTACGCGGCGGGCCCGGCGGGCTGATGGCGTCCTCACGCGCATTGCCTCGCGCGCCGCCACCGCCACCGCGCTCGGTGACGGGCTCACCGCGCTGATCTCCGGCCTGACCGTGGCCGCCACGGCGCTGCTGGGTGCCCAGGCGGTGGTGGAGGGACGGCTCCACGGGGTCGCCATGGCCGTGGTGGTGCTCACCCCGCTGGCCGCTTTCGAAGCCGTGCTGGGGATGCCGCTCGCCGTGCGCTACCGGCAGCGGGTGCGCCGCAGCGCCGAGCGGGTTCACGAGGTGCTGGACGCCCCCGAGCCGGTGCACGAACCCGAGCGGCCCCGGCAGGCGCCCGCCTCTCCCTTCCCGGTCGTGGTCAGGGACCTGGCCGCCCGGCACCCGGGCGGGCACAGGGACGCCCTCGCCGGCCTGGATCTCACGCTGGGACGGGGCCGCCGGATCGCGGTGGTCGGACCGTCCGGCTCGGGCAAGACGACACTCGCCCAGGTCCTGCTCAGGTTCCTGGACCCGCAGGCGGGCTCGTACACCCTCGCCGGTGTGGACGCCCGCGCGCTGAGCGGCGACGACGTACGGCGGCTGGTCGGGCTGTGCGCCCAGGACGCCCACCTCTTCGACAGCTCCGTGCGCGAGAACCTGCTGCTCGCCCGGAAGGACGCCACGGAGGACGACCTGCGCGACGCGCTGGCCCGGGCCCGGCTGCTGGACTGGGTGGACGCGCTGACCGACGGAATCGACACCCTCGTCGGCGAGCACGGGGCCCGGCTGTCCGGCGGGCAGCGGCAGCGGCTCGCGCTGGCCCGCGCGCTCCTCGCCGACTTCCCCGTCCTCGTCCTCGACGAGCCCGCCGAACACCTCGACCTGCCGACCGCCGACGCGCTCACCGCCGACCTGCTGGCCGCCACCGAGGGCCGTACGACCCTGCTGATCACCCACCGGCTGGCCGGACTCGACGCGGTGGACGAGGTGATCGTGCTCGACGAGGGCCGGGTGGTGCAGCGGGGACGGTACTCCGAGTTGGCGGCGGTGCCGGGTCCGTTGCGCCGGATGGTGCGGCGGGAGGAGGCGGCGGAGTCGCTGGTGGGGGCGGGCTGA
- a CDS encoding SDR family oxidoreductase: MSLKGARERTVSTGGVDLCVAELGDPGQPTVVLVHGYPDSKEVWSEVAGRLAERFHVVLYDVRGHGRSTAPRPLRGGFTLAKLTDDFLAVADAVSPGRPVHLVGHDWGSVQSWEFATVARAEGRIASFTSMSGPSLDHFGHWIDARVKRPTPRRVGQLLGQGAKSWYVYLLHTPKLPELAWRGPLGKRWPGILQRVEKVPGGDYPTSSLPSDAANGAWLYRDNVRARLRRPRPDAYAHAPVQLITPQGDAFLSERLYDDLERWVPQLTRRTLPAKHWVPRTRPDQLAAWIEEFVTAVEGNRPAPKTAARHSDRFGGQLVLVTGAGSGIGRATAFAFAEAGARVVAVDRDTEAAARTAELARLIGAPEAWAETADVSDEQAMEKLAERVHRAYGVVDVLVNNAGIGLAGSFFTTTPDDWRKVLDVNLWGVIHGCRLFGARMAERGQGGHIVNIASAAAFQPSRTLAAYSTSKAAVLMLSECLRAELAARDIGVTAICPGIVNTNITSTARFTGVDEAEQRRRQKRSARLYGLRNYPPEKVAEAVLTAVTTNKAVVPVTPEAKGSHLLSRFAPRLLRRLARIEPKL; encoded by the coding sequence GTGAGTCTCAAGGGCGCGCGCGAGCGCACGGTGTCGACCGGTGGCGTCGACCTGTGCGTGGCGGAACTCGGCGACCCCGGTCAGCCGACGGTGGTCCTGGTGCACGGCTACCCGGACAGCAAGGAGGTGTGGTCCGAGGTCGCCGGCCGCCTCGCCGAGCGCTTCCACGTCGTCCTCTACGACGTCCGGGGCCACGGCCGCTCCACGGCACCCAGGCCGCTGCGCGGGGGCTTCACCCTGGCCAAGCTCACCGACGACTTCCTGGCCGTCGCGGACGCGGTCAGCCCCGGCCGGCCGGTGCACCTCGTCGGGCACGACTGGGGCTCGGTGCAGTCGTGGGAGTTCGCGACGGTGGCCCGCGCGGAGGGCCGTATCGCCTCCTTCACGTCGATGTCCGGGCCGTCCCTGGACCACTTCGGGCACTGGATCGACGCGCGCGTGAAGCGGCCGACGCCCCGCCGTGTGGGCCAGCTCCTCGGCCAGGGCGCCAAGTCCTGGTACGTGTACCTGCTGCACACGCCCAAGCTGCCGGAACTGGCCTGGCGCGGTCCGCTCGGCAAGCGCTGGCCGGGCATCCTGCAGCGGGTCGAGAAGGTGCCCGGCGGCGACTACCCGACCTCCTCACTGCCCTCCGACGCGGCGAACGGGGCCTGGCTGTACCGGGACAACGTCCGCGCCCGGCTGCGCAGGCCGCGCCCCGACGCGTACGCGCACGCGCCCGTGCAGCTCATCACCCCCCAGGGGGACGCGTTCCTGTCCGAGCGGCTCTACGACGACCTGGAGCGCTGGGTGCCGCAGCTGACCCGGCGCACGCTCCCGGCCAAGCACTGGGTCCCGCGCACCCGCCCCGACCAACTGGCCGCCTGGATCGAGGAGTTCGTGACCGCTGTGGAGGGAAACCGTCCCGCGCCGAAGACGGCCGCCCGCCATTCCGACCGCTTCGGCGGACAGCTGGTGCTGGTCACCGGCGCGGGCAGCGGGATCGGCCGGGCGACGGCGTTCGCGTTCGCGGAGGCGGGCGCGCGCGTGGTGGCCGTCGACCGCGACACGGAGGCCGCCGCCCGCACCGCCGAACTGGCCCGGCTGATCGGCGCGCCCGAGGCGTGGGCGGAGACGGCGGACGTCTCCGACGAACAGGCCATGGAGAAGCTGGCGGAGCGGGTCCACCGCGCGTACGGCGTGGTGGACGTCCTGGTCAACAACGCCGGCATCGGCCTGGCGGGCTCCTTCTTCACCACGACACCGGACGACTGGCGCAAGGTGCTGGACGTCAACCTGTGGGGTGTCATCCACGGCTGCCGGCTGTTCGGGGCCCGGATGGCCGAGCGGGGGCAGGGCGGCCACATCGTCAACATCGCGTCGGCGGCCGCGTTCCAGCCCTCCCGGACCCTGGCCGCCTACAGCACCTCCAAGGCGGCCGTCCTGATGCTCTCCGAGTGCCTGCGCGCCGAACTCGCCGCGCGGGACATCGGGGTGACCGCGATCTGCCCCGGCATCGTCAACACCAACATCACCTCCACGGCCCGCTTCACCGGCGTCGACGAGGCCGAACAACGCCGCCGCCAAAAGCGCTCCGCCCGCCTGTACGGCCTGCGCAACTACCCTCCGGAGAAGGTCGCCGAGGCCGTCCTCACGGCGGTGACGACCAACAAGGCCGTCGTCCCCGTCACCCCGGAGGCCAAGGGCTCCCACCTCCTCTCCCGCTTCGCCCCCCGCCTGTTGAGACGCCTGGCCCGCATCGAACCAAAGCTGTGA